The segment TCCTGATTACTTAAATGCCCGATTGGTCCGGCCACCCGTTCTTTCAGGAACTGCGGATAATTTCCATATCGCAGCATTTCCTCGTCATAATTGGCTTCAAGCACCAGGTGATTTGCCTTACAGATGTATTCGCTTACTTTCTCATTAATATGTCCTACGTCTGTTGCAATCGTAAACCGATGCTTTCCATACTTTATATAATATCCGACACTGTCGGTACTATCATGAGGAACCGGAAAAGCTGTAATCTCAAAATCACGGATAAAGAACGGGACCTCTTTTTCGATCACACGTTTGGAATTGGTAAGAGTTTCCTCCACATACCGGCTTTTGGCTATTCCCCGATGAACCCCTTCTGTTGTATAAACCGGAATATTCATTTTTTCTCCCAGATAGCCCACCGTCTTAATATGGTCAGCATGGTCATGAGTAACCAGCACTGCCATTATCTGCGACATATCAATTGAGCGATCTTTCAACACCTTCTTAATGGTACGGATACCTATTCCGGCATCAATCAGCATTCCGTACTCCGGTGTCCCCAAATAGTAGCAATTACCACTGCTGCCACTAGCGAGGCTAAAAAAAATCAATTTCATATGTTGTTCTATTTTTATACTTTTTTAAGGGCGCACAAATGAGTCTGGAATGGTGATTTCACCAATCAACGAACAATTCATGTGCTCTTTCACCTCGTTCGGAGTCAATCCGTGTCCGAACAAGAACATCAACTTGGTTACAGCACTTTCTGTCGTACTGTCATATCCGCTGATGACACCAATCTCAAGCAATTTCTGTCCGGTTTCATACCGGTGCATTTCTACACTTCCTGCCCGGCATTGCGAAACATTTACGATTACTACCCCGCGTCCGACTGCATCTTCCAGCATTTCCAGAAACCACTTATTGAGTGGAGCATTACCACTGCCGAATGTTTCCATCACAACTCCTTTCAATCCGGGAATGTTCAATATAGATTCCACGACAGAAGGTGATATTCCCGGGAAAAGTTTCAGAATGGCGATGTTCCGATCCAGCAAGTAATGAGGCTTTAAAGGACGACGGGATACCGGATAATAAATCTGTGTCACATCATATTTGATATGGATTCCGGCATGTGCCAACGACGGATAATTATACGAACGGAAAGCATTGAAATTGTCGGCATTGGCTTTGCAGGTCCGGTTTCCGCGCATTAATTCATTCTCAAAAAACACACAGACTTCCGGGACAATCGGGAACCCGTTCTCTTTGGCGGCAGCTATTTCAATAGCGGTAATCAGGTTTTCTTTCCCATCTGTCCGCAGCATGCCGATAGGTAATTGGGAACCCGTCAGGATAACCGGCTTTGCCAGATTCTCCAGCATAAAGCTCAAGGCAGAAGCCGTATATGACATGGTATCCGTTCCGTGTAAGATTACAAATCCATCATACTTCTGATACGTATCAGCTATAATCTTTACGATTTTCATCCACGAATCCGGTCCCATAGCCGACGAATCCAATGGCGGATCAAACTGGTAGGTATCCACATGATGTCCCAAGAACTTCAATTCGGGAACATTTTCGGCCAGATGCTGAAAATCGAATACCTCCAACAATCCGGTTTCGGGGTTCTCAATCATACCGATTGTTCCACCTGTATATATCAATAAGATAGATGCCTGCTGCTTATTATCCGTCATATTCTCTATTTTTGAATCACAAAGATAACGAAACTAGTGGAAATATACTCATCTTAGGAAAAGAATCTACCCTATTGACTTTCTAATTTGATTCCAACGAGAATCAAAATCAATTCTCAATAATTTCGAAATGGATACTCGTTCCTTTCAGAAAGGACAGCCGAGAACAGTTCTGCTCTTTATTCTTCCCCTTTCAAAGCCGGCAAACTGATATGATACTTGACAGCTACGACACGTGCGATAAAGACAGATACGGCCGAGACGAATTGTGTAAAATACAATGGAACATCCAAGCAGACACAGATATAATAAATCAACCCGCCGAATACACAAGCCAAGGCATAAATATCTTTCCGGAAGATAAGCGGCTCTTCGTTAATCAGAATGTCTCGCATCATACCGCCAAATGCTCCGGTAATCGTTCCCATCACAATGGCTACCCACATCGGAAAGCCAAATTCAAGGGTTTTAGCTATACCGACCACGGCAAACAGCCCCAGCCCGATCGCATCAAATATAAAGAATGTGTTATTCAGACGAACTACATATTTCCGGAAAATCAATACGAATAGAAGCGCTAACCCAGAAATAACCAAATAAGACAACTGCATCATCCAGAATGGCGTTGCATTCAGTAATACATCCCGAATGGTTCCGCCGCCAACAGCAGTAACAACACCTACAACATAGGCTCCAAACCAATCAAATTTCTTTGCCGAAGCCAGGCGAATTCCACTAATGGCGAAAGCAAATGTTCCTACATAATCACATAAAGTAATGAAGTCTATCATTTTATCTTTTTGACTGCAAAGATAAGAAGTGTTTCCTATCCCAGCCAACTTATGGAATAAAAAAGCCTTTGCCAACAGAAGAAAAGTGCCAGTCTTTACAAACTGGTCAGTTTTTTCACCATACAGACCAATACCAAGCTCTACTTTTTACAGATATTTGCAAACTGAATACTTGTAAAATACGTATGAAACTAAAATATATCTATATAATCTTCTTTTCCATTCTCTGTTTTCAATACAGTTACGGACAAGAATATCTGCCACAGATGGAATCCCGTTATTTCATCAGCGATTCGACTTCCTTTGCCAAACCCAAACCTTTTCGGGCTGCCGGTGAAGTAATTGGAACGAATCTGGCTGTCTGGGCATTCGACCGGTATGTCGTAAAAGAAAGCTGGGCCCGCATCAACTGGAACACCATCAAAAGTAACTTCAGGCGCGGTCCGGTATGGGACAGCGATAAATTTACCACCAACCTGTTTGCTCATCCTTATCATGGCGGATTATACTTCAACGCGGCACGCAGCAATGGTCTGAATTTCTGGCAATCTATTCCTTATTCGGCCGGTGGAAGCCTGCTGTGGGAATTTTTCATGGAGAATGAAGCTCCTTCGATTAATGATATGTTGGCCACTACTTTCGGTGGAGTTGCTTTGGGAGAAATCACCTATCGGCTGTCAGATCTGTTTATTGACAACCGGGCAACCGGTTGGGAACGTGTCGGGCGGGAAATACTTACCGGCATCATTTCGCCCATGCGGGGAATCAACCGCCTCATCACCGGAGAATCTTGGAAACGGAAAAGTTATAAAGGTCGCAGTTATTCGAATGTTCCTGTCAACCTGATCCTCAGCATGGGGCCCCGATTCTTAGCCGATGAAGAAAAGTCAAAGAAAGGCTCTTCCAGTCTGCATTTCGATTTAGCCTTGAATTATGGTAATCCTTTCAACGATGAGAATTACGCCCCTTATGAATGGTTCCGTTTCAAGTTAGGTCTGGATGTTATCCACCAACCGCTCATCAATCAGGTGAATGCCATCGGAGCCTTGTGGGGCAAGAATGTATGGCAGAAAGACAACCGTTCGCTGATGTTCGGAATCTTCCAGCATTTCGACTACTACGATTCTGACATCAACACGAAAAACAACCAGCAAATTGCTCCTTACCGTATATCCGAAGCGGCGGCTGCCGGTTTGGGTGCAATTTATTACAGGAATCCGGAAGCAGGAAACAAAACCTTGGTTTATGGCGAATTGTACACCAACGGAATTGCATTAGGAGCCAGTTTATCAGATTATATGAAGTTAGGCGAACGCGATTATAACTTGGGAAGCGGATACAGTATTAAAGGCGGAGCCGGTTTGATTTATAACAAACAGTTAGCTCTCTTGTTAAACCTGGAAAACTATCATATATTTACCTGGAAAGGATACGATCCGGACTTAGACTGGAGCACGGTTGATCCGAATGAATTAAGTGTGCAAGGCGACAAGAGCAATGCCCGACTGACGGTATTCTCCATTCTTCTGGCCTATCAGTTCAAGAAACAATGGAGCATAGCCCTTTCCAATCGTTTCTTCAACCGGAAAACGGATTACAAATATCACGATACAGTAGATTACGCTACATACGACCTGATGCTAAAAGTGGGGTATCGTTTATAACCCCACTTTCTGAATTTAGTATTCCACTATTTCTACCTACGAAAGTCATTTCCCTTCCTTCTTCCGTTTCTTCCAAAGCTGATAGCTGTTGATGATGTTCTGCCATAAAACGTATGAACCGGGAGCCAACGACGATACCGGATCCAAATACGTATAAGCCATCCAGATTGCCAGGACGGTATTCTTTTGTCCCAAAGCCTGACCTGCACTGATCCGGTCGTGGTAATGCGCACCAATCTTCTTTCCCAACAGGAACTGAACAGCACAAGCAAACAAGCCAGCTAAGGCAATCAGCATCTTAACAGATGCAGGAGTATCGCTTTCTACCAACGATTTAAAAGTCTGCGCCGTTACAATGGTTAAAGCGACAGCCCACAAATAAAAAGCCAAGTCATGTAAATTCAATAACCATTGATGTAGTTTCGGTAAATACAAACGAATCAGCCAGGCAGCAAAGAACGGACACAGTAATAATGGAAAGACTTTACTTAATATCTTTAGGAAAGCAGTAAAAAAAGACAAGTCGGCATGTGGTTCGACCAATGGGAATAATAAAGGAACAGCCACAGCAGCCAAAATATTGGATAACAACGTATAGGTTGTCAGAGCAGAAACACTACCACCTAATTTGCCGGTAATAACCGCAGCAGCCGTAGCCGTAGGACAGATCAGACAAACCATCGCTCCTTCAAACACTTCCCGATAAGCCACATCTAGTTTACTCAGTAACAAAACAGCTACCATCAGCAAACAAGAGCATATCTGAAACAGAAGCAACCAGCCATGCCAGCGCACCGGCAGTAAATCCCGAACATTTACCTTACAGAAGGTAAGCAGTAACTGGGCAAAAATCAATGTAGGAGTCAAGAAGGCTATTAAACTATTTACGAAGGGCTTAGTTGGCTCTAACAAAGGAACATTTACAAACAATAGATATCCCACGACACCTGCCAGCATAGCAATGGGCAAGGTCCAGTTCTTGATGAAATTCAACATAACTTTATCGTATCATTTAAATCGGGTGCAAAATAAACGATTATTTTCTGAAAAACAGCAGAAGATATACAGAGAATGACCAAGAACCTGTTTATTTACGCATAGAAAAAAACAAAGGCTGCGAGATTCACATCCAGCAGCCTCCTACACTAACCCTTAACTTTAACCAATGAAAAACAATAATCTACATTATTTCAATACAGCTAAAGCTGCTTCGTAGTTCGGTTCGTTAACGACTTCAGAAACCAGTTCTTCATAAATAACCTTTCCTGTTTCGTC is part of the Parabacteroides sp. AD58 genome and harbors:
- a CDS encoding MBL fold metallo-hydrolase → MKLIFFSLASGSSGNCYYLGTPEYGMLIDAGIGIRTIKKVLKDRSIDMSQIMAVLVTHDHADHIKTVGYLGEKMNIPVYTTEGVHRGIAKSRYVEETLTNSKRVIEKEVPFFIRDFEITAFPVPHDSTDSVGYYIKYGKHRFTIATDVGHINEKVSEYICKANHLVLEANYDEEMLRYGNYPQFLKERVAGPIGHLSNQEAAEFLATHYSLDLKNIWLCHLSRDNNHPELAYKTVDIRLFEEGIRVGKDVSLVALKRTTPSDVYEFDD
- a CDS encoding asparaginase, with the translated sequence MTDNKQQASILLIYTGGTIGMIENPETGLLEVFDFQHLAENVPELKFLGHHVDTYQFDPPLDSSAMGPDSWMKIVKIIADTYQKYDGFVILHGTDTMSYTASALSFMLENLAKPVILTGSQLPIGMLRTDGKENLITAIEIAAAKENGFPIVPEVCVFFENELMRGNRTCKANADNFNAFRSYNYPSLAHAGIHIKYDVTQIYYPVSRRPLKPHYLLDRNIAILKLFPGISPSVVESILNIPGLKGVVMETFGSGNAPLNKWFLEMLEDAVGRGVVIVNVSQCRAGSVEMHRYETGQKLLEIGVISGYDSTTESAVTKLMFLFGHGLTPNEVKEHMNCSLIGEITIPDSFVRP
- a CDS encoding trimeric intracellular cation channel family protein, giving the protein MIDFITLCDYVGTFAFAISGIRLASAKKFDWFGAYVVGVVTAVGGGTIRDVLLNATPFWMMQLSYLVISGLALLFVLIFRKYVVRLNNTFFIFDAIGLGLFAVVGIAKTLEFGFPMWVAIVMGTITGAFGGMMRDILINEEPLIFRKDIYALACVFGGLIYYICVCLDVPLYFTQFVSAVSVFIARVVAVKYHISLPALKGEE
- a CDS encoding DUF3943 domain-containing protein is translated as MKLKYIYIIFFSILCFQYSYGQEYLPQMESRYFISDSTSFAKPKPFRAAGEVIGTNLAVWAFDRYVVKESWARINWNTIKSNFRRGPVWDSDKFTTNLFAHPYHGGLYFNAARSNGLNFWQSIPYSAGGSLLWEFFMENEAPSINDMLATTFGGVALGEITYRLSDLFIDNRATGWERVGREILTGIISPMRGINRLITGESWKRKSYKGRSYSNVPVNLILSMGPRFLADEEKSKKGSSSLHFDLALNYGNPFNDENYAPYEWFRFKLGLDVIHQPLINQVNAIGALWGKNVWQKDNRSLMFGIFQHFDYYDSDINTKNNQQIAPYRISEAAAAGLGAIYYRNPEAGNKTLVYGELYTNGIALGASLSDYMKLGERDYNLGSGYSIKGGAGLIYNKQLALLLNLENYHIFTWKGYDPDLDWSTVDPNELSVQGDKSNARLTVFSILLAYQFKKQWSIALSNRFFNRKTDYKYHDTVDYATYDLMLKVGYRL
- a CDS encoding bile acid:sodium symporter family protein, with protein sequence MLNFIKNWTLPIAMLAGVVGYLLFVNVPLLEPTKPFVNSLIAFLTPTLIFAQLLLTFCKVNVRDLLPVRWHGWLLLFQICSCLLMVAVLLLSKLDVAYREVFEGAMVCLICPTATAAAVITGKLGGSVSALTTYTLLSNILAAVAVPLLFPLVEPHADLSFFTAFLKILSKVFPLLLCPFFAAWLIRLYLPKLHQWLLNLHDLAFYLWAVALTIVTAQTFKSLVESDTPASVKMLIALAGLFACAVQFLLGKKIGAHYHDRISAGQALGQKNTVLAIWMAYTYLDPVSSLAPGSYVLWQNIINSYQLWKKRKKEGK